The proteins below come from a single Dermatophagoides farinae isolate YC_2012a chromosome 7, ASM2471394v1, whole genome shotgun sequence genomic window:
- the Top3alpha gene encoding topoisomerase 3-alpha isoform X1, with product MFSLIKHSLVVDVSVLSKKISNCCRNFATAKKIIEMVKVLNVAEKNDVAKNVANILSRGTSRRREGYSKFNKIYEFQMQLPALRNQQCQMIMTSVSGHLLNYDFIGDYSRWNGCDPRVLFSAPITTTCSDQCKLIKRTIEREVRVSSLLIIWTDCDREGENIGFEIVKICQAIKPDIRVLRAHFSEITSAAIYRAINSLTEPDKKISDAVDIRQQLDLRIGASFTRFLTLGLQQLVPNLNKCIISYGSCQFPTLGFVVERWKEREEFVPQPFWFIEVNVERDNIKCTFTWDRKRLFDQRACAAIMTKIMENPQAKVLRVNNRRTSKYRPQPMDTVTFERLASSKLKINAKRAMMAAERLYNLGFISYPRTETNKFPPEIKLNDLIQAQCNNRQWGQYANRILELGGANPRNGNKSDQAHPPIHPTKPATNLTDEEQRKVYELITRHFLACCWADAIGAEETVDIEINEEKFHAKGLRIIEKNYLEVYKYDSWSEKQLPQFVQDECFHPNSILMKDGHTTAPELLTESDLIALMEKYGIGTDATHAEHIEKIKDRKYISQMEDRRLKPEGLGIGLYEAYMEIEQEMTQPFLRAQLEIELQQICNGDKNPEQVLNNQLILYEKVYHESFRNRNRLFQKVIEFV from the exons atgttttcattgattaaacATTCATTAGTTGTAGATGTATCGGTTTTATctaaaaaaatatctaaTTGTTGCCGAAATTTCGCTACTGCCAAAAAGATCATCGAAATGGTCAAAGTTTTGAATGTtgccgaaaaaaatgatgtggCTAAAAATGTTGCTAATATTCTGAGTCGAGGTACGTCAAGACGCCGTGAAGGctattcaaaattcaacaaaatatatgaatttcaaatgcaATTGCCTGCCCTAAGAAATCAACAATGTCAGATGATTATGACATCAGTTTCGGGCCATTTACTCAACTATGACTTTATTGGTGATTATAGTAGATGGAATGGATGTGATCCAAGAGTACTATTTTCAGCACCGATCACTACTACTTGTTCAGATCAATGTAAGTTAATCAAACGTACCATTGAACGTGAAGTTCGTGTCtcttcattattgattatttggaCCGATTGTGATCGTGAAGGTGAAAATATTGGTTTTGAAATCGTGAAAATTTGTCAAGCAATAAAGCCCGATATTCGTGTATTACGTGCACATTTTTCTGAAATTACTAGTGCTGCCATATATCGAGCCATTAATTCATTGACTGAAccagataaaaaaatttcag atgCTGTCGATATTCGACAACAATTGGATCTACGTATTGGTGCTTCTTTTACACGATTTCTGACCCTAGGATTACAACAACTTGTGCctaatttaaataaatgtaTTATTAGTTATGGGAGCTGTCAGTTTCCTACTCTAGGATTCGTTGTTGAACGTTGGAAAGAACGTGAAGAATTTGTACCACAGCCATTTTGGTTTATTGAAGTTAATGTAGAACGTGATAATATTAAATGTACATTCACCTGGGACAGAAAACGTTTATTTGATCAACGAGCTTGTGCAGCCATAATGAcgaaaataatggaaaatccACAAGCAAAAGTGTTAAGGGTGAATAATCGTCGTACATCTAAATATCGTCCACAACCAATGGATACGGTTACATTTGAACGTTTagcatcatcaaaattaaaaataaacgcCAAACGTGCAATGATGGCTGCCGAACGTCTTTACAATCTAGGTTTTATTAGTTATCCACGAACGGAGACAAATAAATTTCCACccgaaatcaaattgaatgatttaattCAAGCACAATGTAATAATAGACAATGGGGACAATATGCAAATCGGATTCTGGAACTGGGCGGTGCCAATCCACGAAATG GAAACAAATCGGATCAAGCGCATCCACCCATTCATCCGACAAAGCCGGCAACAAATCTGACCGATGAAGAACAACGTAAAGTATATGAATTAATAACAAGACATTTTTTGGCCTGTTGTTGGGCTGATGCAATCGGTGCAGAAGAAACGGTCgatattgaaatcaatgaGGAAAAATTTCATGCAAAAGGATTGcgtataattgaaaaaaattatttagaaGTATATAAATATGATTCTTGGAGCGAGAAACAGTTACCACAATTTGTACAAGATGAATGTTTTCATCCTAATTCTATCCTGATGAAAGATGGCCATACTACAGCCCCGGAGCTATTAACCGAATCGGATTTGATTgcattgatggaaaaatatgGTATCGGTACGGACGCCACTCATGCTGAacatatagaaaaaattaaagatcGTAAATATATTAGCCAAATGGAAGATCGTCGATTGAAACCAGAAGGTTTAGGTATTGGACTTTATGAAGCATATATGGAAATTGAACAAGAAATGACTCAACCATTTTTACGTGCACAATTAGAAATAGAATTACAACAAATTTGTAATGGTGATAAAAATCCTGAACAAGTActcaataatcaattgatattATATGAAAAAGTATATCATGAATCATTTCGAAATCGTAATCGATTATTTCAAAAAGTAATTGAATTCGTTTGA
- the Top3alpha gene encoding topoisomerase 3-alpha isoform X2 yields the protein MFSLIKHSLVVDVSVLSKKISNCCRNFATAKKIIEMVKVLNVAEKNDVAKNVANILSRGTSRRREGYSKFNKIYEFQMQLPALRNQQCQMIMTSVSGHLLNYDFIGDYSRWNGCDPRVLFSAPITTTCSDQCENIGFEIVKICQAIKPDIRVLRAHFSEITSAAIYRAINSLTEPDKKISDAVDIRQQLDLRIGASFTRFLTLGLQQLVPNLNKCIISYGSCQFPTLGFVVERWKEREEFVPQPFWFIEVNVERDNIKCTFTWDRKRLFDQRACAAIMTKIMENPQAKVLRVNNRRTSKYRPQPMDTVTFERLASSKLKINAKRAMMAAERLYNLGFISYPRTETNKFPPEIKLNDLIQAQCNNRQWGQYANRILELGGANPRNGNKSDQAHPPIHPTKPATNLTDEEQRKVYELITRHFLACCWADAIGAEETVDIEINEEKFHAKGLRIIEKNYLEVYKYDSWSEKQLPQFVQDECFHPNSILMKDGHTTAPELLTESDLIALMEKYGIGTDATHAEHIEKIKDRKYISQMEDRRLKPEGLGIGLYEAYMEIEQEMTQPFLRAQLEIELQQICNGDKNPEQVLNNQLILYEKVYHESFRNRNRLFQKVIEFV from the exons atgttttcattgattaaacATTCATTAGTTGTAGATGTATCGGTTTTATctaaaaaaatatctaaTTGTTGCCGAAATTTCGCTACTGCCAAAAAGATCATCGAAATGGTCAAAGTTTTGAATGTtgccgaaaaaaatgatgtggCTAAAAATGTTGCTAATATTCTGAGTCGAGGTACGTCAAGACGCCGTGAAGGctattcaaaattcaacaaaatatatgaatttcaaatgcaATTGCCTGCCCTAAGAAATCAACAATGTCAGATGATTATGACATCAGTTTCGGGCCATTTACTCAACTATGACTTTATTGGTGATTATAGTAGATGGAATGGATGTGATCCAAGAGTACTATTTTCAGCACCGATCACTACTACTTGTTCAGATCAAT GTGAAAATATTGGTTTTGAAATCGTGAAAATTTGTCAAGCAATAAAGCCCGATATTCGTGTATTACGTGCACATTTTTCTGAAATTACTAGTGCTGCCATATATCGAGCCATTAATTCATTGACTGAAccagataaaaaaatttcag atgCTGTCGATATTCGACAACAATTGGATCTACGTATTGGTGCTTCTTTTACACGATTTCTGACCCTAGGATTACAACAACTTGTGCctaatttaaataaatgtaTTATTAGTTATGGGAGCTGTCAGTTTCCTACTCTAGGATTCGTTGTTGAACGTTGGAAAGAACGTGAAGAATTTGTACCACAGCCATTTTGGTTTATTGAAGTTAATGTAGAACGTGATAATATTAAATGTACATTCACCTGGGACAGAAAACGTTTATTTGATCAACGAGCTTGTGCAGCCATAATGAcgaaaataatggaaaatccACAAGCAAAAGTGTTAAGGGTGAATAATCGTCGTACATCTAAATATCGTCCACAACCAATGGATACGGTTACATTTGAACGTTTagcatcatcaaaattaaaaataaacgcCAAACGTGCAATGATGGCTGCCGAACGTCTTTACAATCTAGGTTTTATTAGTTATCCACGAACGGAGACAAATAAATTTCCACccgaaatcaaattgaatgatttaattCAAGCACAATGTAATAATAGACAATGGGGACAATATGCAAATCGGATTCTGGAACTGGGCGGTGCCAATCCACGAAATG GAAACAAATCGGATCAAGCGCATCCACCCATTCATCCGACAAAGCCGGCAACAAATCTGACCGATGAAGAACAACGTAAAGTATATGAATTAATAACAAGACATTTTTTGGCCTGTTGTTGGGCTGATGCAATCGGTGCAGAAGAAACGGTCgatattgaaatcaatgaGGAAAAATTTCATGCAAAAGGATTGcgtataattgaaaaaaattatttagaaGTATATAAATATGATTCTTGGAGCGAGAAACAGTTACCACAATTTGTACAAGATGAATGTTTTCATCCTAATTCTATCCTGATGAAAGATGGCCATACTACAGCCCCGGAGCTATTAACCGAATCGGATTTGATTgcattgatggaaaaatatgGTATCGGTACGGACGCCACTCATGCTGAacatatagaaaaaattaaagatcGTAAATATATTAGCCAAATGGAAGATCGTCGATTGAAACCAGAAGGTTTAGGTATTGGACTTTATGAAGCATATATGGAAATTGAACAAGAAATGACTCAACCATTTTTACGTGCACAATTAGAAATAGAATTACAACAAATTTGTAATGGTGATAAAAATCCTGAACAAGTActcaataatcaattgatattATATGAAAAAGTATATCATGAATCATTTCGAAATCGTAATCGATTATTTCAAAAAGTAATTGAATTCGTTTGA
- the stumps gene encoding DBB domain-containing protein stumps — protein MNPNHIDVLINGQSTINWLCKQWINNNILVVQIPDKFFDYRSRNSFPLNMAIILNGQHILGSQMIHYGNQIRTTSTRMSDAEMATIKIKSLKPNELLCHTFGVDSIDQVDHYLSSLFDVAIRNSTTSTSNTQWPTWFHFCAVYGLEKLCLKLLKKSTQQQQLNQALLIRNCSGLTPIDLAHQYEHRKIVEMFNEIMNRIEQKSLSNTNLMFLNSGNELMAKQCSDDDDNGNNNGNNQFQQQTFSMVDGNEQNEKVTAITNKNDFIDQNFYHHHQRIDDDPIKSTVNCLSFNYGTVSEMDKKQFIESNVKGNEISSSSSSFTLQQSIIEQENEIENISKQYNHQFKLDRFDHHHHYNHNVGHYKKLMANPIKSGTYTIDVMPKSNNEIMIEKTTNLNPYDHIKNKLEIANDQTTKMPQRQQKCSNQFEIIDNNNNKNNNNNRNEKIMSSKYELLLLIEQFKQGISIEMFGQLFNEWEKKYLDVLEGQMTNEFLYSFNEIKKLCTNIDYDDGDGDVDVDVDDDDVDNVDGDDQIQFEIDAKKKEYINYNHWKNYNHHHHHQTPIEMEMDNKSFRQRSLSGQMNSNIKMITAISSNIQIDLV, from the exons ATGAATCCTAATCATATTGATGTTCTAATCAATGGACAAAGTACAATCAATTGGCTTTGCAAGCAAtggattaataataatattcttgTCGTACAGATTCCTG ataaatttttcgattatcgATCACGGAATTCTTTTCCATTAAATATGGCCATCATTTTAAATGGACAACATATTCTAGGCAgtcaaatgattcattatgGGAATCAGATTCGAACCACATCGACAAGAATGAGTGATGCAGAAATGGCAACAATTAAAATCAAGTCTTTGAAACCAAACGAATTGTTATGTCATACATTTGGTGTCGATTCTATCGATCAAGTTGATCATTATCTATCATCTTTATTCGATGTAGCTATTCGAAATAgtacaacatcaacatcaaatacACAATGGCCAACatggtttcatttttgtgCCGTATATGGATTAGAAAAACTatgtttgaaattgttgaaaaaatcaactcaacaacaacaattaaatcAAGCATTATTAATTCGTAATTGTTCAGGTTTGACACCGATTGATTTAGCTCATCAATATGAACATCGAAAAATTGTCGAAATGTTCAATGAAATTATGAATAGAATCGAACAAAAATCTTTGTCCAATACAAATTTAATGTTCTTGAATTCCGGTAATGAATTGATGGCGAAACAAtgttctgatgatgatgacaatggcaataacaatggtaataatcaatttcagcagcaaacattttcaatggtTGATggcaatgaacaaaatgaaaaagtgactgcaataacaaacaaaaatgacttTATTgaccaaaatttttatcatcatcatcaaagaattgatgatgatccaattaAATCGACCGTCAATTGTTTATCGTTCAACTATGGAACAGTATCAGAGatggataaaaaacaatttatcgaatcaaatgtaaaaggaaatgaaatatcatcatcatcatcatcattcacattgcAGCAATCTATAATCgaacaagaaaatgaaattgaaaatatttcaaaacaatataatcatcaatttaagCTCGATagattcgatcatcatcatcattataatcataatgttggccattataaaaaattgatggctAACCCGATCAAATCCGGTACTTATACCATTGATGTCATGCCCAAatctaataatgaaattatgattgaaaaaacgacaaatttGAATCCTTATGAtcacatcaaaaacaaattggaaATTGCAAATGATCAAACTACAAAAATGCCACAACGACAACAGAAATGTAGTAATCAATTCGAaataatcgacaacaacaacaacaaaaacaataacaacaatcgtaatgaaaaaataatgtcatCCAAATATGAACTATTATTACTTATTGAACAATTTAAACAAGGAATTTCGATCGAAATGTTTGgacaattattcaatgaatgggaaaaaaaatatttagatGTACTTGAAGGACAAATGACGAACgaatttctttattcattcaatgagaTTAAAAAGTTATGTACcaatattgattatgatgatggtgatggtgatgtcgatgtcgatgtcgatgatgatgacgtcgataatgttgatggtgatgatcaaattcaatttgaaattgatgcaaagaaaaaagagtATATTAACTataatcattggaaaaattataatcatcatcatcatcatcagacgCCGATCGAAATGGAAATGGACAATAAATCATTTCGACAACGATCTTTATCCGGACAAATGAACAGTAATATTAAGATGATCACGGCAATATCTTCAAACATTCAGATCGATTTAGTGtaa